The Chitinophaga sp. H8 genome contains a region encoding:
- a CDS encoding glycerophosphodiester phosphodiesterase family protein: protein MNTKKHRISNPTLWLTILCLLTGNLLFAQHKGLQVIKIKNTQQLHAYFKYTGKDIPLISGHRGGTTKGFPENCIATFENTLRHTPAFFEIDPRLTKDSVIVLMHDATLDRTTTGKGKVADYTWEQLKKLKLKDSDGKVTPYGIPTLDEVIVWSKGKTILNLDIKDVPLEMTAQKLLEHEAFSHVMLTVHTADQAKYYLSQHKDAMFSAFVKTPAALKTYEAAGIPWTQVMAYVGPHNKPENKEMYELLHQRGVMCMISAAPTYDKLPRATARETAYRNIILDGADVIESDLPIEAATAIQPLLPAKSAKQHFFGKRK from the coding sequence ATGAATACTAAAAAACACAGGATCAGCAACCCTACCCTATGGCTGACAATATTATGCCTGCTGACAGGCAACCTGTTATTTGCACAGCACAAAGGATTACAGGTAATTAAAATCAAAAACACGCAGCAGCTGCATGCCTATTTTAAATACACCGGCAAAGACATTCCCCTTATTAGCGGCCACCGGGGCGGTACTACCAAAGGCTTTCCCGAAAACTGTATCGCTACATTTGAAAACACTTTACGGCATACACCTGCCTTCTTCGAAATAGATCCCCGCCTTACCAAAGACAGTGTAATTGTGCTGATGCATGATGCTACTCTCGACCGTACTACTACCGGCAAGGGAAAAGTGGCAGACTATACCTGGGAACAATTAAAAAAACTAAAACTAAAAGATTCGGATGGAAAGGTGACGCCCTACGGCATCCCTACCCTGGATGAAGTAATTGTCTGGAGTAAGGGCAAAACAATACTGAACCTGGATATAAAGGATGTTCCCCTGGAAATGACCGCCCAAAAACTACTGGAACACGAGGCCTTCTCGCATGTTATGCTGACGGTACATACAGCAGATCAGGCAAAGTACTATTTAAGTCAGCACAAGGATGCCATGTTCTCTGCTTTTGTAAAAACGCCGGCGGCCTTAAAAACCTATGAAGCAGCAGGCATTCCCTGGACACAGGTGATGGCATATGTAGGCCCACACAACAAACCGGAAAATAAAGAAATGTATGAATTACTGCATCAGCGGGGTGTTATGTGCATGATCTCTGCGGCACCTACTTATGATAAGCTTCCCCGTGCTACTGCCCGGGAAACAGCTTACCGTAATATTATCCTGGATGGTGCTGATGTAATAGAATCCGATCTGCCCATTGAAGCAGCTACTGCCATCCAGCCATTGCTTCCGGCTAAAAGCGCTAAACAACATTTTTTTGGCAAACGCAAATAA
- a CDS encoding geranylgeranylglycerol-phosphate geranylgeranyltransferase translates to MKAAIAFLGLIRWPNLVFIFLTQIMFRYCVLYPAFSAAHISHTVTDYHFFLIVCSYVFIAAAGYIINDYFDLDIDLVNKPGKVFITNGISKGQALIWYGVLNILAILCNVYVDMSTTTRAGGISAIICILLLFFYSRIWKKRFLIGNILIAAITAWSITVLAILEDNLKWPEAAQYLTFNLNRIFLLTILYTAFAFIVSLIREVIKDMEDINGDSRYGCRTMPIVWGLSASRVFVATWLVVLILMLLVTGIFLSASLWWLFIVYAFIFILFPLLSILRNLFQAQNAADYHKLSKHIKIVMLMGILSMLFFKYMG, encoded by the coding sequence ATGAAAGCGGCTATCGCATTTTTAGGGCTGATCCGTTGGCCAAACCTGGTGTTTATCTTTCTTACACAGATTATGTTCCGGTATTGTGTATTATATCCGGCCTTTTCAGCAGCCCATATTTCTCATACAGTAACTGATTATCATTTTTTTCTGATAGTATGTTCTTATGTATTTATTGCCGCCGCCGGATATATTATCAATGATTATTTTGATCTGGATATAGACCTGGTCAACAAGCCGGGAAAGGTTTTCATCACGAATGGAATCAGTAAGGGGCAGGCTTTAATCTGGTATGGTGTTTTGAATATACTGGCTATACTGTGTAATGTATATGTAGATATGAGTACCACTACCCGCGCGGGTGGCATAAGTGCCATCATCTGTATTTTGTTATTGTTTTTCTATTCCAGGATCTGGAAAAAACGTTTTCTGATCGGCAATATACTGATAGCGGCGATTACAGCCTGGTCGATTACTGTTTTGGCTATATTGGAAGACAACCTGAAATGGCCCGAGGCTGCACAATACCTGACGTTTAACCTGAACAGGATCTTTCTCCTCACTATTTTATACACCGCTTTTGCTTTCATCGTGTCCCTGATCAGGGAAGTGATAAAGGATATGGAAGATATTAACGGGGATAGCCGGTATGGTTGCAGAACTATGCCCATTGTATGGGGGCTCAGTGCTTCCCGTGTTTTTGTAGCCACCTGGCTGGTGGTACTGATCTTAATGTTGCTCGTTACGGGGATATTCCTGAGTGCTTCCCTCTGGTGGCTTTTTATTGTTTATGCTTTCATTTTCATCCTCTTTCCCTTGCTGAGCATCTTAAGAAATTTATTTCAGGCGCAAAATGCAGCAGATTACCATAAACTGAGTAAGCATATCAAGATTGTGATGCTGATGGGCATCTTGTCTATGTTGTTTTTTAAGTATATGGGATAG
- a CDS encoding HPP family protein encodes MRKQLKRHLRKARVIYYKETLIDYREQLWTFLGSFCGIGLIGLLNSQYFSASDNLFLIGSFGASSVLVYGIINSPLAQPRNLIGGHVICALVGVAIHRLIPHELWLSSALSVSLSIVLMQVTKTLHPPGGATALIANIGSEKIQQLGFFYVLNPVLSGVLILLLVAMLFNNLTSHRNYPANKNWYKVWQRRYR; translated from the coding sequence ATGAGGAAGCAGTTAAAAAGGCACTTGCGTAAAGCCAGGGTCATATATTATAAAGAAACATTGATTGATTACCGGGAACAATTGTGGACATTTCTCGGCTCATTTTGTGGAATTGGTTTGATCGGCTTATTAAACAGCCAGTATTTCAGTGCATCGGACAACTTATTCCTGATTGGTTCTTTTGGCGCTTCTTCTGTATTGGTGTATGGTATTATTAACAGCCCGCTGGCGCAACCGAGGAATCTGATAGGGGGGCATGTGATCTGTGCCCTGGTAGGCGTGGCTATTCATCGTCTTATACCACATGAGTTGTGGCTGTCTTCTGCGCTTTCGGTATCCCTGTCTATTGTATTGATGCAAGTTACCAAAACGCTGCATCCACCAGGTGGGGCAACTGCATTGATCGCTAATATCGGCTCTGAAAAGATACAGCAACTGGGTTTTTTCTATGTGCTGAATCCTGTATTGTCCGGGGTATTGATCCTTTTGCTGGTAGCGATGTTGTTTAATAATCTGACTTCGCACCGGAACTATCCTGCTAATAAGAACTGGTACAAAGTATGGCAAAGAAGATACCGTTAG
- a CDS encoding L,D-transpeptidase family protein — MKSAMIIPLMLYVLITGCDLQKKDVTGEVTPRNYSINKTNAYNNLFLDSMAVEKFITGQHLNDTIASAMRSFYNARNFQFTWFAGNGLTEQALGFRSLYDYSKDSSDKNKALENRLDALMIEDSLVVAATDPVFIKTELQLTQRLINYFIATYQDKNIRIRQLEQLIPIQKTTVLQLADSVLANNNRDTKRYDAAHTAYHLMKQQLQQYREIAGKGGWDSLLLTSKKFKKGDQDPIIAHFKKRLSVTGELKDQDTSGTFNEPLENAVKTFQQQHGYTSDGVITPALAAEMNVPVLARIQQLLINMERMRWMPDQPAGKLILVNIPEFMLHAAEGNNKAFDMEVVVGKEGHSTTMFSGKLNQIVFSPNWNIPASIVRKEILPAIDRNKNYLQQNNMEVTGERNGLPVIRQLPGRKNALGKVKFLFPNSFNIYFHDTPAKGLFNKDNRAYSHGCIRLADPVKMASWLLEDNTRWTAEKIDSAINLTKEKYVKLEHPVPVLITYYTAWVDEKDMLQFRKDIYGHDSKLAARMFY, encoded by the coding sequence ATGAAAAGCGCAATGATCATCCCCCTGATGCTGTATGTACTTATAACAGGCTGTGACCTGCAAAAGAAAGATGTCACCGGGGAGGTGACGCCCCGCAATTACAGTATTAATAAAACAAATGCCTACAATAATCTTTTCCTGGATAGCATGGCAGTAGAAAAATTCATTACCGGCCAGCACTTAAATGATACGATTGCCAGCGCCATGAGAAGTTTCTATAATGCCCGCAATTTTCAGTTTACCTGGTTTGCCGGTAATGGCCTCACAGAACAAGCCCTGGGTTTCCGCAGCCTGTATGATTACAGTAAAGACAGCAGCGATAAGAACAAAGCACTGGAAAACCGGCTGGATGCACTGATGATAGAAGATTCGCTTGTGGTAGCTGCTACAGATCCTGTCTTTATCAAAACAGAATTACAACTAACACAGCGTCTTATCAATTATTTTATAGCTACCTATCAGGACAAAAACATCCGTATCCGGCAGCTGGAACAGTTAATTCCTATTCAGAAAACAACCGTACTCCAGTTGGCAGACTCTGTACTGGCGAATAACAACAGGGATACCAAACGCTATGATGCAGCCCATACCGCTTACCACCTGATGAAGCAACAACTGCAACAATACCGGGAGATTGCCGGCAAAGGCGGATGGGATTCCCTCCTGCTTACCAGCAAAAAATTTAAGAAGGGAGACCAGGATCCTATTATCGCACATTTCAAGAAAAGATTGTCTGTTACCGGGGAGCTGAAAGATCAGGACACCTCCGGAACATTTAATGAACCGCTGGAAAATGCAGTAAAAACGTTCCAGCAACAGCATGGTTATACGAGTGATGGGGTGATTACTCCTGCATTGGCAGCAGAAATGAATGTACCGGTACTAGCCCGGATACAGCAATTACTGATCAATATGGAAAGGATGCGCTGGATGCCGGATCAGCCTGCCGGCAAACTGATCCTGGTGAATATTCCCGAATTTATGCTGCATGCTGCGGAGGGCAACAACAAAGCTTTTGATATGGAAGTGGTAGTGGGCAAAGAAGGCCACAGTACCACCATGTTCTCCGGTAAATTAAATCAGATTGTTTTTAGCCCTAACTGGAATATACCAGCCAGTATTGTACGCAAAGAAATACTGCCGGCTATTGACAGGAATAAAAACTATCTGCAGCAAAATAATATGGAAGTTACCGGAGAAAGAAACGGCCTACCTGTCATCCGCCAGTTGCCCGGCAGGAAAAATGCCTTGGGCAAAGTAAAATTCCTGTTCCCCAACAGCTTTAATATCTACTTTCATGACACCCCGGCAAAAGGCTTGTTTAATAAGGACAACAGGGCATACAGTCACGGATGTATCCGTTTGGCCGATCCTGTTAAAATGGCTTCCTGGTTATTGGAAGACAACACCAGATGGACTGCCGAAAAAATTGATAGTGCCATAAACCTCACAAAAGAAAAATATGTAAAACTGGAACATCCGGTGCCAGTACTGATTACCTATTATACGGCATGGGTAGATGAAAAAGACATGCTCCAGTTCCGGAAGGATATCTATGGGCATGATAGTAAACTGGCAGCCAGGATGTTTTACTGA
- a CDS encoding murein L,D-transpeptidase catalytic domain family protein: MKLPIYKKILFFLMGSGVLMAFFFNAQHAPAATLTSATALVPVLEKRSAQDLPALYEKLALDSLGLSPAAFDYAVQGYNHLLLSGRIKREDILSIIDFSLPSSKKRLFVIDLRQGKLLFNTLVSHGRNSGRETATTFSNEPDSYKSSLGFYITAETYRGEHGYSLRLQGEEKGINDNAMSRGIVMHSADYVNERFARSQGYIGRSLGCPAIPQVLHRKIIESIRNGTCLFLYSPDKFYAKHSRILANNA, from the coding sequence ATGAAGTTACCCATATATAAAAAAATATTATTCTTTTTAATGGGTAGTGGGGTGTTGATGGCATTCTTTTTCAACGCGCAACATGCACCTGCCGCTACCTTAACGTCTGCCACTGCACTTGTACCAGTATTGGAAAAGCGGTCGGCACAGGATCTGCCGGCATTATATGAAAAATTAGCCCTGGATAGTCTCGGACTTTCTCCCGCAGCTTTTGATTATGCTGTTCAGGGGTATAACCATTTATTATTGTCCGGCAGGATCAAACGGGAAGATATTCTTAGTATTATTGATTTCAGCCTTCCTTCCAGTAAAAAAAGGTTGTTTGTGATTGATCTGCGCCAGGGAAAGCTATTGTTCAATACGCTGGTATCTCATGGCAGGAATTCGGGGAGGGAAACAGCTACCACATTTTCCAATGAGCCCGACAGTTATAAAAGCAGTTTAGGGTTTTATATTACGGCTGAAACATACCGGGGAGAGCATGGTTATTCCCTGCGTTTGCAAGGAGAGGAGAAAGGTATTAATGATAATGCGATGAGCAGGGGAATTGTCATGCATAGTGCTGACTATGTAAATGAGCGATTTGCCCGCAGTCAGGGATATATTGGCCGGAGTTTAGGCTGCCCGGCCATTCCACAGGTATTGCACCGGAAAATTATTGAAAGTATCCGGAATGGTACCTGTCTGTTTTTATACAGCCCGGATAAGTTTTATGCAAAACATTCGAGGATATTAGCTAATAATGCGTGA
- a CDS encoding SGNH/GDSL hydrolase family protein: MSRHFILAGIVTITLFFDNSFIQPVLSQVVKDKKPLNSAAFIQSAPLGNARYRIHHDKTLHVAFLGGSITNMTGWRGNVSAYLQARYPDAKITCINAGIPSLGSLPHVFRLKNDVLDKGRIDLLLIESAVNDHVNGTPQLIQQRALEGIIRHARTANRYMDIVLMAFADEDKMADYRNGKIPAEVGVHAAMATRYHLPFINLAEEVTRRIDNGEFTWENDFKDLHPSPFGQELYFNTIRQLLEKQLSGKAPRQLTTYALPRPADVVNYSQGDYLPVNTAIQLQDFIQEANWHPSDKTPTREGFTNVPMLVGEKAGASFELPFDGDAVGVSVISGPDAGMIQYRIDDGPVQTRDLYTQWSASLHLPWYLLLGDGLTPGKHHLWMRIAPEKNAASTGNACRIVHFLVNECQKSR; encoded by the coding sequence ATGAGCAGGCACTTTATTTTAGCGGGTATTGTTACGATCACCTTATTTTTTGACAACAGTTTTATACAGCCTGTATTATCGCAGGTGGTAAAAGACAAGAAACCGCTGAATAGTGCAGCATTTATACAATCCGCTCCGTTAGGTAATGCCCGTTACCGTATCCATCACGATAAAACCCTGCATGTTGCTTTCCTGGGAGGCTCTATTACTAATATGACCGGATGGCGGGGTAATGTAAGTGCCTATCTGCAGGCAAGGTATCCGGATGCGAAGATCACCTGCATCAATGCCGGTATTCCATCGCTTGGCAGTTTACCTCATGTGTTCCGTTTAAAAAATGACGTGCTGGATAAAGGGCGAATAGATCTGCTGTTGATAGAGTCGGCAGTAAATGACCATGTAAATGGTACGCCGCAACTTATACAGCAACGTGCATTGGAAGGAATTATCCGGCATGCGCGTACGGCCAACAGGTATATGGATATTGTGCTGATGGCTTTTGCAGATGAAGATAAAATGGCTGATTACCGGAATGGGAAAATACCGGCAGAAGTAGGGGTGCATGCCGCGATGGCTACCAGGTACCATCTCCCGTTTATTAACCTGGCGGAAGAAGTAACCCGTCGTATAGATAACGGAGAGTTTACCTGGGAAAATGATTTCAAAGACCTGCATCCTTCGCCATTCGGGCAGGAATTATATTTTAACACGATCAGGCAGTTGCTGGAAAAACAATTATCAGGGAAGGCCCCCCGGCAATTAACCACTTACGCCTTACCCAGGCCAGCGGACGTCGTGAATTACAGCCAGGGGGATTATTTACCGGTTAATACGGCTATTCAGCTACAGGATTTCATACAGGAAGCGAACTGGCATCCATCAGATAAAACTCCCACACGGGAAGGGTTTACTAATGTACCAATGTTGGTAGGCGAAAAAGCAGGCGCTTCTTTTGAGCTGCCTTTTGACGGAGATGCAGTAGGGGTGTCTGTTATTTCAGGTCCGGATGCCGGAATGATACAATATCGTATTGATGATGGACCAGTACAAACCAGGGACCTTTATACCCAGTGGAGTGCTTCCCTGCATTTACCATGGTATTTGTTATTGGGAGATGGTTTAACACCCGGAAAGCATCATTTATGGATGAGGATAGCACCTGAAAAAAATGCAGCATCTACCGGAAATGCTTGTCGTATTGTCCATTTTCTAGTGAATGAGTGTCAAAAAAGCCGTTAA
- a CDS encoding metal-sulfur cluster assembly factor, with amino-acid sequence MDILSDTQLGGSLIQQTVLWKLLDVYDPEMGVNIVDMGLVYRIHVEPAAQQLFIDMTLTSKACPMGKMIVLQVEETLKAGFPDMEIIVTLVWDPKWSIDRMSDAGKQQLGWEL; translated from the coding sequence ATGGATATTTTGTCAGATACACAGTTAGGAGGTAGTTTAATCCAGCAAACGGTATTGTGGAAGCTGCTGGACGTATATGATCCTGAAATGGGTGTAAACATTGTAGATATGGGACTGGTGTATCGAATACATGTGGAGCCCGCAGCACAACAGCTTTTTATAGACATGACGCTGACCAGCAAAGCCTGCCCTATGGGTAAAATGATTGTGTTACAGGTGGAGGAAACATTGAAAGCGGGATTTCCTGATATGGAGATCATTGTAACGCTGGTATGGGATCCTAAATGGAGCATAGACCGGATGAGTGATGCTGGAAAGCAACAGTTGGGCTGGGAGCTGTAA
- a CDS encoding DUF2249 domain-containing protein, whose protein sequence is MIVTASSKIGHIIKENPAAITAIASVNKHFEKLRNPVLRKLLANRVTVAEAARIGNCDIAVLFEKLTDIGFVCEHITAPVAAAVLPAADINTERSASSPAIGVSPSAISTADLLLSAAIADADKAQAVLLDVRADLAAGTDPFKKIMQCVNGMLPGQTLCLVNSFVPLPLIKILEKKSFTCKVEQITTEEVHTFFKKMNDTAVVARPTAGITIDDTSFEQLLQQYEGHMVVVDVRLLEMPLPMVTILESLVTLAPHQLLMVEHRKVPLLLFPELQLRGYKYVQRSIGQQHVQLLIYKAHLEIHASSQTI, encoded by the coding sequence ATGATTGTTACCGCTAGTTCAAAAATAGGGCATATAATAAAGGAGAATCCTGCTGCCATTACGGCTATTGCTTCCGTAAACAAACATTTTGAGAAGCTGCGTAATCCTGTATTGCGGAAGTTGCTGGCCAACCGGGTAACAGTAGCTGAGGCAGCCAGGATTGGTAATTGTGATATAGCGGTTTTGTTTGAAAAGCTGACGGATATTGGTTTTGTTTGCGAGCATATCACTGCACCGGTTGCTGCTGCTGTATTACCGGCAGCAGATATAAATACAGAAAGATCAGCTTCGTCGCCGGCAATTGGAGTTAGTCCTTCGGCTATATCCACGGCAGATTTGCTGTTGTCTGCCGCTATTGCAGATGCCGATAAAGCACAGGCGGTATTGCTGGATGTTAGAGCAGATCTTGCGGCAGGCACAGATCCTTTTAAAAAGATTATGCAATGTGTAAATGGAATGTTGCCAGGGCAAACATTATGTCTGGTTAATTCTTTTGTCCCGCTGCCACTTATAAAGATACTGGAGAAGAAAAGCTTTACCTGTAAAGTAGAACAGATCACTACAGAGGAGGTACATACCTTTTTCAAGAAGATGAATGATACAGCGGTAGTAGCCAGGCCAACAGCCGGGATTACTATAGATGACACATCATTTGAACAGCTATTGCAGCAATATGAGGGGCATATGGTAGTGGTTGATGTACGGCTGCTGGAAATGCCATTACCCATGGTAACCATATTGGAATCCCTGGTTACGCTGGCGCCCCATCAGCTACTCATGGTAGAACACCGGAAAGTACCTTTGCTGTTGTTTCCTGAATTACAGCTAAGAGGTTATAAATATGTACAGCGAAGCATAGGGCAACAGCATGTACAGCTACTGATTTACAAAGCGCATTTAGAGATACACGCTTCATCGCAAACGATATAA
- a CDS encoding Crp/Fnr family transcriptional regulator has product MRTIIKPIFVMINEALLLKYGATLKKLQKEQVLFQEGSSSTFYYQVRSGEMVMFNLSDGGKEFIQGIFTEGQSFGEPALFGGFPYPASARALQPTVLLRISYERLLVLLKDHFEIQVSILSNLSKRLAYKSMIMKEISSYNPEHRILTLLDFLKKEQGEKGTPYEVKLSRQKIADLTGLRVETVIRAIQSLKQKEELFAKGRRVFR; this is encoded by the coding sequence ATGCGTACGATCATAAAACCCATATTTGTTATGATTAATGAAGCGTTATTATTGAAGTACGGTGCTACGCTGAAAAAACTGCAGAAAGAACAGGTCCTGTTCCAGGAAGGAAGCAGCAGTACTTTTTATTACCAGGTGAGAAGCGGGGAGATGGTCATGTTTAATCTTAGTGATGGCGGTAAAGAATTTATACAGGGGATTTTTACGGAGGGACAGAGTTTTGGGGAGCCTGCGCTGTTTGGCGGATTTCCTTATCCCGCTTCTGCACGTGCACTACAGCCCACGGTACTACTGCGGATCAGCTATGAACGGCTGTTGGTATTGTTGAAAGATCATTTTGAAATACAGGTCAGTATTCTGAGCAATCTTTCCAAACGATTGGCTTATAAGTCGATGATCATGAAGGAAATTTCCAGTTATAACCCTGAGCATCGTATACTAACCCTCCTGGATTTTTTAAAGAAAGAACAGGGCGAAAAGGGAACACCTTATGAAGTAAAGCTCTCCCGGCAAAAAATTGCCGACCTCACAGGACTGCGGGTAGAAACCGTTATCCGCGCTATTCAAAGCCTGAAACAAAAAGAAGAACTCTTCGCGAAGGGAAGGCGTGTATTCCGGTAG
- a CDS encoding nitric-oxide reductase large subunit, with the protein MSIKNLWLTLGIVIFGSFAVLIFYGTELYRHVPPIPKAVKSSDGTILFTEQDIKDGQNVWQSMGGQTVGSIWGHGSYIAPDWTADYLHREALLMLEGMAKADQREYQSIGEDLQRMYQVRLKNMIRENTFDSVTTITTISPARAAAFRQLSDYYAGLFMNDPAFATLRSQYAIPENTIKDPERMRQMNAFFFWCSWVCSTNRPGETVTFTNNWPGEDLIGNTPPPSLQLWSGFSVLLLLAAVGLLIIYHARNKEKEMDTAALPKEDPLRNMVPTPSMKATLKYFWIVTLLILLQMISGVITAHYGVEGNGWYGFPLAEYLPASVARSWHVQLAIFWIATSWLATGLYIAPAVSGHEPKYQRLGVNVLFGALLVVVLGSVVGLWMGVMQKLGLADNFLWGHQGYEYIELGRVSQTLLLVGLIIWLVLMLRALLPALKARQENRHLLTLFIISSVAIAVFYAAGLMYGRQTHLAIAEYWRWWVVHLWVEGFFEVFATVVAAFLFCRLGLLEIKSATHAVLFSTIIFLAGGIIGTFHHLYFSGTPTAVLALGATFSALEIVPLVLIGYEAYHNYQLSKSTRWIQAYKWPIYCFIAICFWNFLGAGIFGFAINPPIALYYMQGLNTTPLHGHAALFGVYGILGIGLMLFVLRGLYPGTVWNDRLLGFSFWSINIGLFLMVMISLLPIGILQTIASIQHGYWYARSPEFMQTDVMQVLRWLRVIGDSVLAAGDLALIIFVIGLKTGWSYKKEIYPGTVQQMVS; encoded by the coding sequence ATGTCGATTAAGAATTTATGGCTCACCCTCGGAATAGTTATTTTTGGTTCGTTTGCAGTATTAATCTTTTATGGCACTGAGTTGTACCGGCATGTTCCTCCTATTCCCAAAGCGGTAAAAAGCAGTGATGGCACTATATTATTTACAGAACAGGATATCAAAGACGGACAAAATGTATGGCAATCCATGGGAGGTCAGACAGTGGGCAGTATCTGGGGCCACGGCAGTTACATTGCACCAGACTGGACAGCAGATTATCTGCACCGGGAAGCATTACTGATGCTCGAAGGCATGGCTAAAGCAGACCAGCGGGAGTATCAGTCAATCGGAGAAGATCTGCAACGCATGTATCAGGTGAGGCTAAAAAATATGATTCGCGAAAACACCTTTGATAGCGTTACCACAATCACTACGATATCTCCCGCCCGGGCAGCTGCTTTCCGGCAACTGTCGGATTATTACGCCGGTTTGTTCATGAATGATCCGGCCTTTGCTACGCTGCGCTCACAATATGCTATTCCTGAAAATACCATCAAGGATCCGGAAAGAATGCGGCAAATGAATGCCTTCTTTTTCTGGTGTTCCTGGGTTTGCAGCACTAACCGTCCCGGCGAAACTGTCACCTTCACCAACAACTGGCCTGGTGAAGACCTGATCGGAAATACGCCTCCTCCTTCCCTGCAGTTATGGAGTGGATTCAGTGTATTGTTATTACTGGCCGCTGTGGGGTTGCTGATTATCTATCATGCACGCAACAAGGAAAAGGAGATGGACACCGCCGCATTGCCCAAAGAAGATCCGTTGCGCAACATGGTGCCTACGCCTTCCATGAAAGCTACTTTAAAATATTTCTGGATAGTTACCCTGCTGATACTACTACAAATGATATCCGGTGTCATCACTGCACACTATGGCGTAGAAGGAAATGGCTGGTATGGTTTTCCGTTGGCAGAGTATTTACCGGCTTCTGTAGCCAGAAGCTGGCATGTGCAGCTGGCCATTTTCTGGATCGCCACCTCCTGGCTGGCTACCGGCCTGTATATTGCGCCTGCTGTATCGGGCCATGAACCCAAATATCAACGTTTGGGGGTAAACGTATTATTTGGGGCCTTGCTGGTAGTAGTACTGGGTTCGGTAGTGGGGTTATGGATGGGCGTTATGCAGAAGCTGGGACTGGCGGATAACTTTCTATGGGGGCATCAGGGGTACGAATACATTGAGCTGGGCAGGGTGTCGCAAACGCTCCTCCTGGTGGGATTGATTATCTGGCTGGTGCTGATGCTAAGAGCTTTATTACCCGCACTAAAAGCCAGGCAGGAAAACCGCCACCTGCTCACGCTCTTTATTATTTCTTCTGTAGCGATTGCCGTATTCTATGCCGCCGGACTAATGTATGGCCGGCAAACACACCTGGCCATCGCAGAATACTGGCGCTGGTGGGTAGTGCATCTGTGGGTAGAAGGTTTCTTTGAAGTATTTGCTACCGTAGTTGCTGCTTTCCTCTTCTGCCGGCTGGGGCTGCTGGAAATTAAATCTGCCACCCATGCCGTGCTTTTTTCTACGATCATTTTCCTGGCCGGAGGCATTATCGGCACTTTCCATCACCTGTATTTCTCCGGTACGCCTACTGCAGTGCTGGCATTAGGTGCCACCTTCAGCGCACTGGAAATTGTGCCACTGGTACTGATCGGTTACGAAGCTTACCACAACTACCAGCTGAGCAAGTCTACCCGCTGGATCCAGGCTTACAAATGGCCCATCTACTGCTTCATCGCTATTTGTTTCTGGAACTTCCTCGGTGCCGGTATCTTCGGGTTTGCCATTAATCCACCCATTGCATTGTATTACATGCAGGGGCTTAACACCACTCCCCTGCATGGCCATGCTGCACTCTTTGGCGTATACGGCATCCTGGGTATCGGCCTCATGCTGTTTGTACTCCGGGGGCTTTATCCTGGTACAGTATGGAACGACCGCCTGCTCGGGTTTTCATTCTGGTCTATCAATATTGGTCTATTCCTGATGGTAATGATCAGCCTGCTTCCTATCGGTATCCTGCAAACCATTGCTTCAATACAACATGGATACTGGTATGCACGCTCACCGGAATTCATGCAAACAGATGTGATGCAAGTCCTCCGCTGGCTGCGGGTAATAGGCGACAGTGTACTGGCTGCAGGAGATTTGGCCCTGATTATATTCGTTATCGGCCTGAAAACCGGCTGGTCTTACAAAAAAGAAATTTACCCTGGTACTGTTCAACAAATGGTATCCTAA